The segment CGACATGCTTTTGTTCAAGATGAATTCAACGCAGCTTACACATTTTTCATTGCCTTGATTGACTCGCGTATCCCCGCCGCCATCCGAAGTGCTCTGCTGGGTCCATTTCGAATTCGAACAGCAACCATGGTGCCGCCGGGATTTAGCGGTGGAGTCGTGTTTGAGTGCCAGTCTGAAGTGGGCAGTCGTTTTGCTTTAAAAGGCTGGGCGACAGGAACCGACTTGGAGCGAGTCAAAGAGGTTCACACCGTGGCAACCTTCGCACGGCAATCCGGATGTGTGCTGGTTCCAGCAATCCATGGCGTTGCAAGTGCCGAGGGTCGGCAATGGGAACTAGCATCCTGGATGCCTGGCGAACCAGCCTTGGCGGACGCTTCACTCGACCAGATTCATTCAGGCGCGATCGCGTTGCGGCAGTTTCACAAAGCTGTCGCCCCATGCAAACAGGTACAGCAACCGGCCCCCGCTGTGTCGGCCCGACTCCGCCGCATCGAACAGCTGCGTCCATTAGTGACACAGATGCTTCAATCGAGAGAATCACCGTGCGCGATCACAACACGACCAACACCGTTGTCAAACGCCGTAGGGCGGGCGTCCGAGATCCTGCGGCGACATTGGCTTCCCACAGCAGATCGAATCACGTCGGAACTCATGGATCTGCAAGACTGCTATGTCGTCACTCAATACGTACTGCGAGACTGTCATCGCGACCACGTCCTGTTCAGTGACGGTCGCCCCAGCGGTCTGATCGACTTTGACGCGCTGCGAATCGATACACCCTCGGCTGACCTTGCTCGTTGGGTCGGCGGATTTCTGATTCGTCGAGACGCGTCAGTGCAAAACGGGAAAAGGGAAGATGCCGTTTGGCAAGCCGCTATGGCGGGCTTCGGCCTAGAAAACGTATTAGAAGCACAGACCATTCACGCTGCGACGGTATGGTCCAGCCTGGCAAATTGGCTAGTTTGGATCGTTCTGGAACAACGCTCATTCCCAGCCGGTCCCGACGCAGTTGCCCGGCGAATTGACGAGATCACCGAACTTGCGGCTCAATACCAGAGCCGAAACACCGGTAAAAGACGCAAACTACACAAACCTTGATCCCCAGCTTCGTTGACTGAACATTCGCTGGACAAGTAGAATTTGCGTGCTCGCCCCCCTCACACTTAAAAACCATGCTGAATAGAAAAAACACGACCGTCACGGATCGGCTGGCCGCTCTCTTCGCAATCCTAATGTTGTTCGGGACAAGTTTTGCGAGTGAGACGACCGCCCAGGATGACTTTGGCCCGGGATCAGATGTTTTCCCCAATTTCTCACTCGGTGGCTTCGGTGCGAGCGCAAACGTTGCCGAGCCAGTAACGTTGCAAGCAAAGTATTTCGTCGACGCGTCTGGCCGAGGCATGTTGGAAGTCGAAGCAACGATCGCCCCAACTTGGCACGTCTATTCGACGACCCAAAAGAGTGGCGGTCCGCTTCGCACAAAGATTGCGATCAAATCCCCCAGCGAGATAAAGCTGGTCGGCGATTTCGTGCCCAGCGTCGAACCGTCGAAAAGCATTTCGTCACAATACAACGGCTTGACCGTCGAAGAGCACGAAGACAAGGTCATTTGGTCAGCGCCGCTCGAAATCCCAGCAGGCTTTGAAGACTCCATCCAAGTCAGCTTCAATGGTTTGGCATGCGAAACGATCGACGGCAAATGCATGCCGGTTCGCGAAACACTGACCGCCAACTATGGTGGGCCGACTGCCGAACAAGATACAGCTTCATCCACGGTCGCGATGACACAAGTCGCGGACGGTGCCACAACAACTGCAAACGGCGCACAACCGAAAAATGCACCGGAGTGGTTTCGCGATGCGGATTACGTGGTTCAGTGGACAGCCACGCTGCAGCCTCGGCAAGTCGCGCCGGGTGGCACTGCGGTATTGACCTTCACGGCCAAGCCGGATGAAACCTTCCACGTCTACCGCGCGGCAACGGACGACGCTGAATCGTCGACCAATTTTGTGCTGACTCAAAAGAGCGGACTGAAGATCGGCAAGCCATCGGCCAACAAACCCGTCATCAGCAAGTCGATCGTCCCCTCACTGCCACCAGTCCATTACTACGGTGGCGAAGTGACATGGTCGCTGCCAATCTCCGTTCCCGCCGACTCGCCCGCTGGCGTCAAAACGATTGAAGGCTTGATCGCCTACCAAGCTTGTACGGACAACAGTTGCCATCGTCCCGTCGCGCTGACGTTTTCATCAACGCTGACCGTCGGCCCGACGACCGACACGGCTGCGAACGCTGTGACACTTGCGAGTTCCAAGTCGTCGACCGCACTGGATGCGGCCGCCGAAACGAAATGGGTTGACGAGGTTGCGGCGGCATCGGTGGCACCAGCGGCCACTGCCCCAGCAACCGATGACTATGCTTCCGTGCCGATCGCGGGCTCGGTTTCGGGCGGCAAATCGAATGGCCAACCACCGACCCTGACCGAAATCAACGGCAACCCAACTGCGGCAACTTCGTTTCCGATCATTCTGTTCTTTGCGTTTGTCGGTGGTGTGATCTTGAACGTGATGCCTTGCGTGTTGCCGGTGGTCGGATTGAAGATCATGGGATTTGTCAGCCAAGCGGGGGAAGATCGTCGCCGAGTGCTGATGTTGAACCTGGTTTACTCGGCCGGCATTCTGGCAGTATTCGGATTCCTGGCGATGTTGGCGGTCGTGTTCAAATTCGGCTGGGGCCAACAATTCACTTACTTTCCCGTCAAGCTGGGGCTGACACTGGGCCTGTTCGCCTTGGCGCTTAGCTATCTGGGCGTTTGGGAAATCCCCGCCCCCGGCATGGCTTCGAACAAGGCGTCGCAAGATCTGCAGAGCCGCGAAGGATTGACCGGTGCGTTTTCGAAAGGCGTCTTCGCGACGATCTTGGCGACTCCCTGCAGCGGTCCGTTGCTGGGATACATCCTGGGGCTCACGCTCGGTTTGTCGTCGGTCGAAACGATCGCAATTTTTATGACCGTAGGACTGGGAATGTCGCTTCCCTATCTGTTGATTGGTCTTCAACCAAAACTGATCGCTTGGCTACCCAAGCCAGGCAATTGGATGGAAACGTTCAAAGAGTTCATGGCGTTTTTGTTCTTGGGAACCGTCGCGTTCTTCTTCGCTCAATTCCAAGACTTTCAGAAACTGCCAGTCTTTGTCTCGCTGATCGGCGTCTGGTTCGGATGTTGGATCATCGGCCAAGTTCCCGCTTGGTCAGACCTGCCAAAACGAATCTCGGCATGGACCGGCGGCATCATCGCAGCGGGGCTGATTTCGTACGCGGCGTTCACCGTATTGGTGCCAGGCCCGAAAGTGTTGGCATGGGAAGACTACAGCGAGGCACGTTTAGCAAAGTACCAAGCCGAAGGCAAAACCGTGTTACTCGACTTTTCGGCCAAGTGGTGTACCAACTGCATCTACAACTACGAATTCGCTATCAACACCGAAGAGACCCGCAAGCTTGTCGACAAACTTGATGCGGTCGCGATGTACGCGGACTACACCGACTTTGACCCAGCAATTCAACAGAAACTAGAAGAACTACAAAGTCGATCCATTCCGCTGTTAGCGATCTATCCCGGCCGAACGCCGAATCAACCCATCGTCCTGCGCGACTTACTGACTCAGCAAAACGTGCTCGATGCACTTGCGCAAGCTGGCGAAAGTGTCGAAGGCGTCGCGACAAGCTCGTATCCGTCGACTGCATTGGTATCATCGAGTCACGCACCCGCCAGCGGCGGTCAATGATCACGTGTGGGATATCGAAGAAACCATCGTCGCGATTGCCTCGCCAACCTCGCCCGCACCGCGTGGCATCATCCGAATGTCGGGCACAGATTCTTTAGGCGTCCTTTCTCGGCTAGGGTTTTCGGTTTCTGGCGTCACCAGGCCAACCCGAATTTCGACAACGGTTGATCTGGGGACTCCGATCGGTCAAATCCCCGTCGATGCGATGCTGTGGCCGACACCACGAAGCTACACCGGGCAACCCTCGGCCGAACTGCACACGATTGGCTCGCTGCCATTGTTAACTCGATTGACGCAAATGGCCGTCGACAGTGGTGCCCGGGCCGCCCGTCCCGGCGAATTCACCATGCGTGCGTTCTTGGCTGGTCGGCTGGATCTGACACAAGCCGAAGCCGTGCTGGGCGTGATCGACGCCGAAGGCCGCGGATCGCTGGACCACGCCCTCCGACAACTCTCTGGCAACCTATCCAAGCCGCTTGAGTCGATGCGATCGACGCTGCTGGATTTGCTTGCGGACGTCGAAGCCGGCTTGGACTTCGTCGACGAAGACATCGAATTCGTCAGCGACGAAGTCCTGATCCAGCGACTGACCGAAATCCGCATCACACTGGCCCAAACCAGCGAGACCATGCAAGATCGTGGCGGCGGATCGGCACGCATCAACATCGCGCTTCGAGGCGAACCGAACGCTGGAAAGAGCCAATTGCTGAACAGTTTGACGGAAACCGAAACCGCCATTGTCGCCGATGTTGCCGGGACCACTCGCGACATTGTTACCGTCGATGCAACTGTCGATGGGCATCTGGTGCGTTGGATTGACACCGCCGGTATGGAAATGGTCATCGACGATATTTCTCGCCAATCACAGGATCAAGGCACCCGAGCGGCAGGCGAAGCCGATTTGCGACTTTGGTGTGTCGACAGCAGCCGATCCGATTTTTTGCCCGCGATGCTGCGACTGCAAGAAGAATCGAAAACTACATCGCGGGCCGGAGCTGTAAATATCTTCGTGGCCACCAAATCGGACCTTGTCGCTGATGAACCGGACGGCGACTGGATTTCATGCAGTTCTAAGACGGGCACGGGACTCGGGCAGCTAATCGAGACGATTGTTGAAACGATTCAAGGTCGCGATGGCGAAGAAGTGGGTTCGGTGGTTGGCACCGCCGCCAGGTGTCGACAATCACTGGCCGAAGCCGAGCGTGCGATCGAAGCCGCAATCGGGCTTGCTGAAACTAGCCAGGGCCACGAGTTTGTTTCTGCAGAAATGCGACTGGCGGCGCAGTGCTTAGGCGAAGTCACCGGTGCGGTCTACACTGACGACATTCTCGACCGTGTCTTCGGACGATTTTGCATCGGTAAATAAGGGAACGGGGAAATAGATGACGACCATCGGGATAAGTGAACACGCAACGCCGCTGGGAACGATGTGGGCGACCTGGACAGTCGGCGGACTATATCGCCTGGATTGGAACCAACCCGACGACGTCGCTGGCGAAGCCACTGTCACCACGGACACAACCGATTTCGACAAGCAATTGTCGGCCTACTTTCGTGAAGGAACGGAACCTCTAGAAGGCATCAAACTGGACACGGCTGGTTGGACGGATTTTACGCAGCGAGTCTACGAAAACTGCCGCAAGATCCCTGCCGGAGAAACGGTTACCTACCGAGAACTTGCGGCGATGGCAGGAAACCAAAAGGCTAGCCGAGCAGTGGGTGCGGCCATGGCCAAGAACCGAACCTTGCTGGTCATTCCCTGCCACCGAGTGATCGCGGCAGACGGATCACTGCGAGGTTTCAGCGCCGCCGGTGGTTTGGTAACCAAGCAACGCCTACTGGAACTTGAACAACCCAACGGTTTATTCGCGTAACGGAATGGCGACGGGCAAATTAATCGCTATGAAATCGATAGGCGGCGATGTTTGCCCGACACAGTGCAAACTCGCAAAGCCAGCAACAGCGAGATCATCCAGGCGAACACGCACACCGCAAGCGATGGCACCAGCCACCAAGGTCGATAGCGAAACTCAACTTCTCCCATTCCCTCTGGGACCGTCGTACTTTGCATCAACTCATCGTGCGATTGAACTGCAATCGGTTGCCAAGCTGCATCGTCATCAATGCGACAGCGTGCAGTCCAGTGCCCGTCTTGATAAACCGGACGGATGATCATTTGACCCTGCCGCGTCTCTTGCTTGATGGGTTGGTCGGCCCAGAATGCAACGTCAACCAATTGCAACGACTTGGCATCGACAACAGCACTCTTGTCATTGCTGTGGATAACGCCATCAACACGATATCGGTGGCGGATCTGTTTCCAATGCGAACGTCGCTGGCCAGGCAACATTGATTGAGAATCTATCTTTGCCGAATTCCAAAACACCGCCATCGATTTCGAATCGATCGACACCATGTTGTTCAAGACTGCGGCGTTGTGCGTTAGATGCCAGCGTCCAAACCACGACAAACGCTGACTCACTTCGACTTCGAGCAACCGATCTTCATCCGCCGATCGCTGCCAAATTTCAGGCCAACCTCCGTCCGCCTGCGTCCGCATCCAGCGATGGACACCATCGGGGCGTTCGACTGTTGCCGAACTCAGCAAACGGTCTTCACTCGCAACATTGACGGTATAGGTATTGCCGATGGCAACCATCGACAAATCAAGCAACGTGAGCAAACAAAACACTTCTGCGGTCTTTGCCCGTGTCCAATGACGAGCAGCAGACCACCGAACAAGGAATCGAATGGCCAAGAGCACAATCACCGAATGCACAATCGAAATTCGAATTTCCTTCAGCCCGCCAACGAAATCGAGCGGCCCCCAAAACACATCAAATGGCAATGGCGTCGCCGTGTGATTCGGCAGCCAAAACCATCCCAAATACAGAACCACGGTGAAGCCACTTGCGAGCACAATCGCGACGAGACGAAGTGAGAACTTCACGAACTTCCACCGCCCAGCATCCAACCACTGAGCCGATAGGATCGCGACGGCCAATGAGAAAAACGTCAACCATTTCGCGGGATACCTGAACGAGTCATAGCCTGGAAAAAACTGGTACAGCAACCAATATGGTCCACCCACGCTGCTGTCGACTTGGCTCATCACACCCGTGCTGGCTTGAATCCACCACACCAACCCAAAGTGGCCGCTAGCCAGTGCGAGTGACGCGATTGCGATTCCCAGCGGCGCATCGATTCGCTGGGAACGCAAACGCAGTAAACGGTCGAGCAACGCAATCGCAGCCAACATTCCAAGGTAGATCGATGGCGTCCAAACGCGTCCATCACCAGGAATCAATCGACTCAGTCGCCGATAAACCGGCAACATCGAACCATAGGCGTTGGGGGTGACCAATTCAGCGATGTGCCATGGCGGCAACGAATACTGTTGAGCCTGGTGTCGCTTGCCGCCCACGATGGGTGCCGTAAATCGTCTGGCTTCAAGATCCGGTGAAACGCGATCGCTTTGGTTGCTCCAAGACAGTGACGCGGCGAGCTGCGGTGCAGACAAGCACGCGGCAAGCATCGGCACTAGCATCAAAACAGCAAGACTCGCGGTTGTCACAGTCCGGCGTATCAGTCGCCAAATCATCACCGCGCTGCAAAGCATCATCGTGTGCAGCGCGGCCTGCGGATCACCGCCCAAGATCATCATTGCCATCGCCGATCCGCCGATGACGATCCTCTTCCCCCGGTCGTCACCACCGGATTTCAACAGCATCGCCATCACCAACGGCATCCACGCCGCGGCGACCAAATAGGGTGGGTTGGTGTACAGAAACCAGATGCTGCCCGACATCGGATACATGACGCCGGCCAGC is part of the Rubripirellula reticaptiva genome and harbors:
- a CDS encoding methylated-DNA--[protein]-cysteine S-methyltransferase, whose product is MTTIGISEHATPLGTMWATWTVGGLYRLDWNQPDDVAGEATVTTDTTDFDKQLSAYFREGTEPLEGIKLDTAGWTDFTQRVYENCRKIPAGETVTYRELAAMAGNQKASRAVGAAMAKNRTLLVIPCHRVIAADGSLRGFSAAGGLVTKQRLLELEQPNGLFA
- a CDS encoding protein-disulfide reductase DsbD family protein codes for the protein MLNRKNTTVTDRLAALFAILMLFGTSFASETTAQDDFGPGSDVFPNFSLGGFGASANVAEPVTLQAKYFVDASGRGMLEVEATIAPTWHVYSTTQKSGGPLRTKIAIKSPSEIKLVGDFVPSVEPSKSISSQYNGLTVEEHEDKVIWSAPLEIPAGFEDSIQVSFNGLACETIDGKCMPVRETLTANYGGPTAEQDTASSTVAMTQVADGATTTANGAQPKNAPEWFRDADYVVQWTATLQPRQVAPGGTAVLTFTAKPDETFHVYRAATDDAESSTNFVLTQKSGLKIGKPSANKPVISKSIVPSLPPVHYYGGEVTWSLPISVPADSPAGVKTIEGLIAYQACTDNSCHRPVALTFSSTLTVGPTTDTAANAVTLASSKSSTALDAAAETKWVDEVAAASVAPAATAPATDDYASVPIAGSVSGGKSNGQPPTLTEINGNPTAATSFPIILFFAFVGGVILNVMPCVLPVVGLKIMGFVSQAGEDRRRVLMLNLVYSAGILAVFGFLAMLAVVFKFGWGQQFTYFPVKLGLTLGLFALALSYLGVWEIPAPGMASNKASQDLQSREGLTGAFSKGVFATILATPCSGPLLGYILGLTLGLSSVETIAIFMTVGLGMSLPYLLIGLQPKLIAWLPKPGNWMETFKEFMAFLFLGTVAFFFAQFQDFQKLPVFVSLIGVWFGCWIIGQVPAWSDLPKRISAWTGGIIAAGLISYAAFTVLVPGPKVLAWEDYSEARLAKYQAEGKTVLLDFSAKWCTNCIYNYEFAINTEETRKLVDKLDAVAMYADYTDFDPAIQQKLEELQSRSIPLLAIYPGRTPNQPIVLRDLLTQQNVLDALAQAGESVEGVATSSYPSTALVSSSHAPASGGQ
- a CDS encoding tRNA modification GTPase yields the protein MHLRKLAKVSKASRQARIRRLHWYHRVTHPPAAVNDHVWDIEETIVAIASPTSPAPRGIIRMSGTDSLGVLSRLGFSVSGVTRPTRISTTVDLGTPIGQIPVDAMLWPTPRSYTGQPSAELHTIGSLPLLTRLTQMAVDSGARAARPGEFTMRAFLAGRLDLTQAEAVLGVIDAEGRGSLDHALRQLSGNLSKPLESMRSTLLDLLADVEAGLDFVDEDIEFVSDEVLIQRLTEIRITLAQTSETMQDRGGGSARINIALRGEPNAGKSQLLNSLTETETAIVADVAGTTRDIVTVDATVDGHLVRWIDTAGMEMVIDDISRQSQDQGTRAAGEADLRLWCVDSSRSDFLPAMLRLQEESKTTSRAGAVNIFVATKSDLVADEPDGDWISCSSKTGTGLGQLIETIVETIQGRDGEEVGSVVGTAARCRQSLAEAERAIEAAIGLAETSQGHEFVSAEMRLAAQCLGEVTGAVYTDDILDRVFGRFCIGK
- a CDS encoding phosphotransferase — protein: MIDSRIPAAIRSALLGPFRIRTATMVPPGFSGGVVFECQSEVGSRFALKGWATGTDLERVKEVHTVATFARQSGCVLVPAIHGVASAEGRQWELASWMPGEPALADASLDQIHSGAIALRQFHKAVAPCKQVQQPAPAVSARLRRIEQLRPLVTQMLQSRESPCAITTRPTPLSNAVGRASEILRRHWLPTADRITSELMDLQDCYVVTQYVLRDCHRDHVLFSDGRPSGLIDFDALRIDTPSADLARWVGGFLIRRDASVQNGKREDAVWQAAMAGFGLENVLEAQTIHAATVWSSLANWLVWIVLEQRSFPAGPDAVARRIDEITELAAQYQSRNTGKRRKLHKP